In a single window of the Solea solea chromosome 14, fSolSol10.1, whole genome shotgun sequence genome:
- the LOC131473097 gene encoding serine/threonine-protein phosphatase 2A catalytic subunit alpha isoform-like, with protein sequence MDDKSFTKELDGWIEQLNECRQLSENQVKVLCEKAKEILTKESNVQEVRCPVTVCGDVHGQFHDLMELFKIGGKSPDTNYLFMGDYVDRGYYSVETVSLLVSLKVRFRERITILRGNHESRQITQVYGFYDECLRKYGNANVWKYFTDLFDYLPLTALVDNQIFCLHGGLSPSIDTLEHIRALDRLQEVPHEGPMCDLLWSDPDDRGGWGISPRGAGYTFGQDISETFNHANGLTLVSRAHQLVMEGYNWCHDRNVVTIFSAPNYCYRCGNQAAIMELDDTLKYSFLQFDPAPRRGEPHVTRRTPDYFL encoded by the exons ATGGACGACAAGTCATTCACCAAGGAGCTGGACGGATGGATTGAACAGCTGAACGAGTGCAGACAGCTCTCGGAGAATCAAGTCAAAGTCCTGTGCGAAAAG GCCAAGGAGATCCTGACGAAGGAGTCCAATGTGCAGGAGGTGAGATGTCCAGTGACAGTGTGCGGAGATGTCCACGGTCAGTTCCATGACCTCATGGAGCTGTTTAAGATCGGAGGGAAGTCTCCAGACACCAATTACCTCTTCATGGGAGACTACGTGGACAGAGGCTACTATTCTGTGGAGACGGTTTCACTCCTGGTTTCTCTTAAG GTAAGGTTTCGTGAGAGAATCACGATTCTCAGAGGGAACCACGAAAGCAGACAGATCACACAGGTCTACGGCTTCTACGACGAGTGCTTGAGGAAATATGGAAATGCCAACGTTTGGAAGTACTTCACAGATCTGTTTGACTACCTGCCTCTCACCGCACTCGTAGATAACCAG attttctgccTCCACGGAGGATTATCCCCTTCAATAGACACCCTGGAACACATTAGAGCGCTGGATCGCTTGCAGGAAGTCCCTCATGAG GGCCCCATGTGTGATTTGTTATGGTCAGACCCAGACGACCGAGGTGGCTGGGGCATCTCACCTCGGGGGGCTGGTTACACCTTCGGACAGGACATCTCCGAGACTTTCAACCACGCAAATGGCCTCACGTTGGTCTCAAGAGCCCATCAGCTTGTGATGGAG GGTTATAATTGGTGCCATGACCGCAACGTGGTGACAATCTTCAGTGCACCAAACTATTGTTATCGTTGTGGAAACCAGGCAGCAATCATGGAACTTGATGACACACTGAAATACTCCTT cctacAGTTTGACCCTGCACCACGCAGAGGAGAGCCTCACGTGACGCGGCGTACTCCAGATTATTTCCTGTAA
- the nsd1a gene encoding histone-lysine N-methyltransferase, H3 lysine-36 specific yields MNQSYRQAVRGSVFGSGQPELRPRNGLVSTSYGNQCGIVKRVSDQPSAVQLPSSSLKQPASLGYNQPDRTHCYNPLKRLQDLDTVVNRPDRDRDIHPRNHLHCASPISDDDDEFEAPSVQLPSSPDNDAMEPFETLQGVRRNGFSPRSPDSLEQCSPIPNGYLHFESTLFDSSGIKEEDEEGEQSSSDDLMPFHHSQKLSQECTVSDRKTPCDSGVDRRTYKPTVFNLMSKTISELNPTLSPSALPEITMRDGWSMGEESDSDSELASPVDPVLLSPAGTSSNSNSPKKKPLPTVRYLEGDIVWAKFNRRPWWPCHVTCDSNKGGHTKMKVPSPRPCRMYFLETIGEIVERAWVPGSAVLPFEGGHQFEDLPVLRRRGKQKEKNYKYTIPKSLLTAWKVSVAEAEYLLPGRLRNNESVLAVSSNGEERVPSPPPTEKPQEAPSFSVDPGQTPSPNMPSSEKEPNLLKSSTFQASKSKVCKRKKKCLSDIFGHIVGGSTETSTVLNAVGQFCSKTRALKEEPKDSPYADLDSVPMLHRPKRTAVSPVKDVDRSVGKEQGLTKAKTKFAEKANQSTDSCNSISTNNLTYKDRNSEQSLRSCHERSSNSSEKHSMTLPASSGLMTRAMKAEEETDLKDALATSQISTDAPNEDCPDHIPSNAANQTEMSSKRELLSSASSSAIHHWCPKRRARKPDKKLICNGSLKKSRCADPSVSTVQPVEIKTENVVDLSSSSSSPPVSLSPMDAFHDVKELLFKSLENEDSSDSEHTVFRPDSNYKFSTFLMLLKDMHDTREKEGKPLTVPPSAVLIKEEPLVIPTATGGGLLPGSSDGSTPGIKTENGRFGKSKAPYNTAVKTKNRTKAIMTADTYHCREFPVHAQMASSDKQRRKQRLPAKLRASVPVLSSDLADFAYGREFVSGHADLAEPGSGPPVTADPLASYLDKKPECSVAPKKRWQAIEKAVMSKVSMNGSYSTTASPDLGVQKQEEDDVHLLETNSSAGHSENKRPRKPTKRLLESVEEYDQIFASKNKSRKHSLESSKMETSEMAALHDLSSSPEVVTSASSSAEPTEAPAELEQSPCQDELPPPTFLVSPATTQPTSDKETAAETDLPPESDMGLLAQERKRPRKLLHKILECAIEEVSVPPMKKKEQKCYSGITSEVKVLVKRTQVESVKKEKPEPKTSSATPAASLLCSENKDVLGGLTPKRPPSPPGCKTPKQETQVEACSSEEKPNIHTGTFTRKHEVQSVALNDSLTSHMDVKGKVGATSLKENVCQVCERSGDLLVCDGHCYGAFHLQCIGLSVAPRGKFLCHECKTGVHTCFVCNKSGSGVKRCIIPLCGKFYHSDCILAYSATQLHNKGFRCPLHVCLSCHITNPLNVCSTKGRLARCVRCPVAYHTNDNCMAAGSLVLANNSFLCPNHFTPRKGCKNHEHINVSWCFVCSEGGSLLCCEACPAAFHRECLNIEMPQGSWFCNDCKAGKRPRIKDILWVKWGRYRWWPAEVCLTKDVPNNILRMKHEVGEFPVQFFGSKDFVWTYQARVFPYMEGDTHNIEKMGKGADAVYKNALTEAAGRFKELQAEKEMRQLQEDRKNDKKPPPYKHVKVNRPIGKVQIITADLSEIPRCNCKASDENPCGIDSECINRMLMYECHPQVCVAGERCQNQTFTKRQYTLVEIFRTLSRGWGLRGVSDIKKGAFVSEYVGEVIDEEEVRARIKHAQENDICNFYMLTLDKDRIIDAGPKGNQARFMNHSCQPNCETQKWTVNGDTRVGLFALQDIPQGVELTFNYNLECLGNGKTACKCGAPNCSGFLGVRPKNQPPSEKLKEGKRRGYMRRKQEVKKEREDECFSCGDGGQIVSCKRPGCPKVYHADCLNLAKRPAGRWECPWHQCDICGKEAASFCEMCPSSYCKEHREGMLFISKLDGKLSCSDHDPCGPDPLEPGEIREYVPNKTSVRPGALTVPATPSLASDSRRAGGSSAAVISSPASPAAQGRHEPPPRLYINTKTATSSFIPSKLRSYLTDRTEGKSFSTAASSKDEREDGELEDGEVCGEEVEDDDGDDDEEAEEEEDEMEEMQIVEEDEEEEEEEEEEEEEEEPLYGSDQLEEDGEDGEEEEDNDDEDEGGSVYDTWGDYGDEDAEDGEVDGEDWGRVEDDVK; encoded by the exons ATGAATCAGTCGTACAGACAGGCTGTTAGGGGCTCAGTGTTTGGTTCAGGCCAGCCAGAGCTGAGGCCCCGCAATGGCCTTGTGAGCACTTCCTACGGAAACCAGTGTGGCATTGTGAAGCGTGTATCGGATCAACCATCAGCTGTGCAGCTGCCGTCCTCCAGTCTCAAACAGCCGGCTTCACTGGGATACAATCAGCCGGACCGGACTCACTGCTACAATCCCCTAAAGAGGCTGCAGGACCTGGACACTGTGGTCAACAGGCCTGACCGAGACAGGGACATCCATCCGAGGAACCACTTGCACTGTGCCAGTCcaatcagtgatgatgatgatgagtttgAGGCACCTTCAGTCCAGCTGCCTTCTTCCCCAGACAATGATGCTATGGAGCCTTTTGAGACATTGCAGGGCGTCAGGAGAAATGGCTTCTCGCCACGGAGTCCTGACAGCTTGGAGCAGTGTTCTCCCATCCCCAATGGATACCTGCATTTTGAGTCCACACTCTTTGACAGCAGTGGCATtaaggaggaggacgaggagggcGAGCAAAGCAGTAGTGACGACTTGATGCCTTTTCATCACTCACAAAAGTTAAGTCAGGAATGTACTGTTAGTGACAGAAAGACCCCGTGTGATTCCGGGGTGGACAGAAGAACATACAAACCCACTGTTTTTAATCTGATGTCCAAAACTATATCTGAACTCAACCCTACACTAAGCCCCAGCGCACTGCCAGAAATTACTATGAGAGATGGGTGGAGTATGGGTGAGGAGTCGGACAGTGATTCTGAACTTGCCTCTCCTGTTGACCCTGTGCTTCTTTCTCCAGCCGGCACCAGCTCTAAC TCCAACAGCCCAAAGAAAAAGCCACTTCCTACAGTAAGATACTTGGAAGGAGACATAGTTTGGGCAAAATTCAACAGGAGGCCCTGGTGGCCGTGCCATGTAACGTGCGATTCAAACAAGGGGGGACACACTAAGATGAAAG TCCCCAGTCCCCGTCCTTGTCGGATGTATTTCCTCGAGACAATAGGGGAGATTGTAGAACGTGCCTGGGTCCCTGGGAGTGCTGTTCTTCCTTTTGAAGGAGGTCATCAGTTTGAAGACTTACCTGTGCTGAGAAGGAGAGGGAAGCAGAAGGAGAAAAACTACAAGTATACA aTACCCAAAAGTTTACTGACGGCATGGAAAGTCAGTGTGGCAGAAGCAGAGTACCTTCTCCCTGGTCGTTTAAGGAATAATGAAAGTGTGCTTGCAGTGTCCTCTAATGGAGAGGAGCGTGTACCCAGCCCACCACCTACTGAAAAGCCACAGGAGGCCCCCTCCTTCTCTGTGGACCCTGGCCAGACTCCATCACCAAATATGCCGTCCAGTGAAAAGGAACCCAATCTTCTAAAAAGCTCTACCTTTCAGGCCAGTAAGAGCAAAGTTTgcaagagaaagaagaaatgtTTGTCGGACATATTTGGGCATATAGTTGGCGGGTCAACAGAAACATCCACTGTCTTAAACGCAGTGGGCCAGTTTTGTTCAAAAACGCGTGCACTGAAAGAAGAGCCAAAGGACTCCCCTTATGCCGACCTGGATTCAGTTCCAATGCTTCATCGTCCTAAACGTACAGCAGTGTCTCCAGTGAAGGACGTAGACAGATCGGTTGGCAAAGAACAGGGTTTGACTAAAGCGAAAACGAAGTTTGCGGAGAAGGCAAACCAGAGTACAGATTCGTGTAATAGCATTTCAACAAACAACTTGACTTATAAAGATAGGAATTCAGAACAAAGTTTGAGAAGCTGTCATGAACGGTCATCTAATTCATCTGAAAAGCACTCTATGACTCTTCCTGCCAGCAGTGGTCTTATGACGAGGGCTATGAAAGCTGAGGAAGAGACCGATCTCAAAGATGCACTGGCTACAAGCCAAATCTCAACAGATGCCCCCAATGAAGATTGCCCTGATCATATACCTTCTAACGCAGCCAACCAAACTGAAATGTCTTCTAAGAGGGAACTCCTCAGCAGTGCATCCTCCTCCGCCATTCACCACTGGTGTCCAAAAAGGCGGGCCAGGAAGCCTGATAAGAAACTCATTTGTAACGGCTCATTGAAGAAGTCAAGGTGTGCGGACCCAAGTGTGTCCACTGTGCAGCCTGTTGAAATCAAGACAGAAAACGTCGTGgatctgtcctcctcctcctcgtccccACCGGTGTCTTTGTCTCCAATGGATGCTTTTCACGACGTCAAGGAACTCTTGTTTAAATCTCTGGAGAATGAGGACAGCAGCGACTCTGAGCACACTGTATTTCGACCCGATTCCAACTATAAATTCAGTACTTTCCTGATGCTGCTGAAAGACATGCATGacacaagagaaaaagaagggAAACCCTTGACTGTCCCGCCGTCAGCGGTACTGATCAAGGAGGAACCCTTGGTCATCCCTACTGCCACAGGAGGTGGGCTGCTGCCGGGGTCTTCTGATGGTTCCACTCCTGGGATCAAAACGGAAAATGGCCGGTTTGGAAAATCCAAAGCACCCTACAACACAGCGGTGAAAACCAAGAATAGGACTAAAGCAATTATGACGGCTGACACTTACCACTGTCGAGAGTTTCCTGTTCACGCTCAGATGGCGAGCTCCGACAAACAGCGTAGAAAACAAAGGCTCCCAGCCAAACTGAGGGCCAGCGTACCTGTGCTGTCTTCAGACCTGGCTGACTTTGCTTATGGCAGGGAGTTTGTTAGTGGCCATGCGGACTTAGCTGAACCTGGATCTGGTCCCCCAGTTACTGCTGATCCCCTGGCTAGCTACCTCGACAAGAAGCCAGAATGCTCCGTGGCTCCAAAGAAGCGCTGGCAGGCCATTGAGAAAGCTGTTATGAGCAAGGTGAGTATGAATGGGTCTTACTCCACAACAGCCTCACCAGATCTCGGAGTCCAGAAGCAGGAAGAGGATGACGTGCACCTCCTAGAGACCAACAGCTCAGCTG GGCATTCAGAGAACAAACGTCCCCGGAAACCAACAAAAAGGCTCCTGGAGTCCGTGGAGGAGTATGATCAAATATTTGcctcaaaaaataaatcaagaaaaCACAGCTTAGAATCTTCCAAAATG GAGACGTCGGAGATGGCAGCACTCCATGATCTCAGTTCTTCACCTGAAGTTGTTACCTCAGCCTCTTCCTCTGCAGAGCCCACAGAGGCGCCGGCAGAGCTTGAACAGAGTCCGTGTCAGGATGAGCTTCCACCTCCAACATTTTTAGTATCCCCAGCCACAACACAACCCACTAGTGACAAagagacagcagcagaaactgaTCTACCTCCTGAATCTG ACATGGGTTTACTGGctcaagaaagaaaaaggccAAGGAAGCTGTTGCACAAGATTCTGGAGTGTGCTATAGAAGAAGTGTCTGTTCCTCCCATGAAAAAGAAG gAACAAAAGTGTTACAGTGGAATTACCTCAGAGGTGAAGGTGTTGGTCAAGAGAACTCAG GTTGAATCTGTAAAGAAAGAGAAGCCTGAACCCAAGACGTCCTCTGCTACTCCTGCTGCCTCCCTGCTGTGTTCAGAGAACAAAGATGTCCTCGGTGGCCTCACTCCAAAGAGACCTCCCAGCCCTCCTGGATGCAAGACCCCAAAGCAGGAGACCCAGGTGGAGGCGTGCAGCTCTGAGGAGAAACCCAACATACACACTGGAACATTCACTCGCAAACATGAG GTGCAGTCTGTTGCTCTGAATGACAGCCTCACATCCCACATGGACGTGAAAGGGAAAGTAGGAGCGACGTCCttaaaggaaaatgtttgtCAG GTATGCGAGAGGTCGGGAGACCTGCTGGTGTGTGATGGTCACTGTTATGGAGCCTTTCATTTGCAGTGTATTGGCCTGTCAGTGGCTCCCAGGGGAAAATTCCTCTGTCATGAATGCAAGACAG GTGTCCACACGTGCTTTGTATGTAACAAGTCTGGCAGTGGGGTCAAGCGCTGCATTATACCACTGTGTGGCAAGTTCTACCATAGCGACTGTATACTGGCCTACTCTGCGACACAGCTGCACAACAAAGGCTTCCGCTGCCCactgcatgtctgtctgtcctgccACATCACCAATCCTCTCAACGTGTGCAGCACCAAGG GTCGGCTTGCTCGATGCGTGCGCTGCCCGGTGGCTTATCATACCAACGACAACTGCATGGCAGCAGGAAGCCTGGTGCTGGCAAACAACAGCTTTCTCTGTCCAAACCACTTCACTCCTCGCAAAGGTTGCAAGAACCACGAGCACATCAACGTGAGCTGGTGCTTTGTCTGCTCTGAAG GGGGCAGTCTGCTGTGCTGTGAAGCCTGTCCTGCTGCTTTCCACAGGGAATGTTTGAATATAGAAATGCCCCAAGGCAGCTGGTTCTGCAACGACTGCAAAGCTGGAAAGAGGCCTCGCATTAAGGACATCCTGTGGGTGAAATGGGGGCGTTACAG GTGGTGGCCGGCAGAAGTCTGTCTGACCAAAGATGTTCCAAATAACATCTTGAGGATGAAACATGAGGTCGGAGAGTTCCCGGTGCAATTCTTTGGCTCCAAAGATTTTGTGTGGACTTATCAGGCCAGAGTCTTCCCGTACATGGAGGGGGACACTCACAACATTGAGAAAATGGGAAAGGGCGCCGATGCGGTTTACAAAAACG CTCTGACGGAAGCAGCCGGGAGGTTCAAAGAGCTGCAGGCGGAAAAGGAAATGAGGCAGCTTCAGGAGGACAGAAAGAACGACAAGAAACCTCCTCCGTACAAGCACGTCAAG GTAAACCGGCCAATTGGGAAGGTGCAGATCATCACAGCTGACCTGTCAGAAATCCCGCGGTGCAACTGTAAAGCCTCCGACGAGAACCCGTGTGGCATCGACTCAGAATGCATTAACCGTATGCTGATGTACGAGTGCCACCCTCAGGTGTGTGTGGCAGGCGAGCGGTGTCAGAACCAAACCTTCACAAAGCGCCAGTACACCCTTGTGGAGATATTCAGGACTCTGTCGCGCGGCTGGGGCTTACGTGGCGTGTCGGACATTAAGAAG GGCGCCTTTGTGAGTGAATATGTAGGAGAGGTGATCGATGAAGAAGAAGTTCGAGCCAGGATCAAACACGCGCAGGAGAATGATATCTGTAACTTTTACATGCTTACACTGGACAAG GACCGCATCATTGATGCCGGCCCCAAGGGGAACCAGGCTCGCTTCATGAACCACAGTTGCCAGCCAAACTGTGAAACCCAAAAATGGACTGTGAACGGGGACACCAGGGTGGGACTGTTTGCTCTACAAGACATCCCACAAG GTGTGGAACTGACTTTCAACTACAACCTGGAGTGTCTTGGCAATGGGAAAACTGCCTGTAAATGTGGAGCACCCAACTGCAGTGGTTTCCTTGGTGTCCGGCCAAAg AACCAGCCGCCGTCAGAGAAACTGAAGGAAGGGAAAAGAAGGGGCTACATGAGAAGGAAGCAAGAAgtgaaaaaggaaagagaagacgAATGCTTCAGCTGTGGTGACGGGGGGCAGATAGTTTCCTGTAAGAGACCCGGCTGTCCGAAGGTCTATCACGCTGATTGTCTCAACTTGGCGAAGAGGCCGGCAG GGCGGTGGGAGTGTCCGTGGCACCAGTGTGACATCTGCGGAAAAGAGGCAGCTTCATTCTGTGAGATGTGTCCCAGCTCTTACTGTAAGGAGCATCGTGAAGGCATGCTCTTCATTTCCAAGCTGGACGGCAAATTGTCCTGCAGTGACCATGATCCCTGTGGGCCCGACCCACTGGAGCCAGGGGAGATTCGTGAATACGTGCCCAACAAGACCTCTGTGAGGCCCGGGGCCCTGACTGTGCCCGCCACTCCCTCGCTGGCCTCAGACTCCAGAAGAGCAGGcggttcttctgctgctgtcatCTCTTCCCCTGCCAGCCCCGCTGCACAGGGCAGGCATGAGCCTCCTCCTCGTCTCTACATCAACACAAAGACTGCTACCTCAAGCTTCATCCCCTCCAAGTTAAGGTCTTACCTCACAGACAGAACTGAAGGCAAATCATTTTCCACTGCGGCCTCCTCCAAGGATGAGAGGGAGGATGGTGAGCTGGAAGATGGTGAGGTGTGTGGGGAAGAGGTGGAAGATGACGACGGCGACGACGACGAAGAAgcggaagaggaagaggatgaaatGGAGGAGATGCAGATAgtggaagaagatgaagaagaagaagaagaggaggaggaggaggaggaggaagaggagccgcTTTATGGAAGTGACCAGCTGGAAGAAGATGGGGAGgatggggaagaggaggaggataatgatgatgaggatgaaggagGGAGTGTGTATGACACTTGGGGGGATTATGGGGATGAAGATGCTGAGGATGGTGAAGTGGACGGAGAGGACTGGGGCAGAGTGGAAGATGATGTCAAATGA
- the si:ch1073-44g3.1 gene encoding UPF0461 protein C5orf24 homolog produces MMHQVTSSNSDYCMSGLAEDCHPAGHFDLCSTSSSKFFPSPTNPGLQLSLAGLGPLPQSMHKTIACQVQDSQKDFHIQTVTVADGEAAGPDGSKKKKGAGKSGRRGRPSGTTKSAGYRTSTGRPLGTTRAAGFKTSPGRPLGTTKAAGYKVSPGRPPGSIKNRIKKLEFAKKFDFSNCSVPKKLDFTACDVPSFPYSMMEKRDLCEPSSKTDETRE; encoded by the coding sequence ATGATGCATCAAGTGACCAGCAGCAACAGTGACTACTGTATGAGTGGACTGGCAGAGGACTGTCATCCAGCCGGACACTTTGATCTATGTAGCACGTCATCCAGCAAATTCTTCCCCTCTCCAACAAACCCAGGGTTGCAGCTGTCTCTCGCTGGCCTCGGCCCCTTGCCGCAGAGCATGCACAAAACCATTGCATGCCAAGTGCAAGACTCTCAGAAGGACTTCCACATTCAGACCGTCACAGTCGCGGACGGTGAAGCTGCAGGGCCTGATGgctccaaaaagaaaaagggcgCAGGCAAGTCAGGGCGGAGAGGGAGACCGTCGGGCACCACAAAGTCCGCTGGCTATCGTACAAGTACTGGACGGCCACTTGGAACAACCAGGGCAGCGGGGTTCAAAACCAGCCCGGGGAGGCCACTTGGTACAACCAAAGCAGCGGGATATAAGGTCAGCCCGGGTCGGCCTCCCGGCAGCATCAAGAATCGCATCAAGAAGCTGGAGTTTGCCAAGAAATTTGACTTTAGTAACTGCAGCGTTCCCAAGAAACTTGACTTCACTGCCTGTGATGTGCCGTCTTTTCCGTACAGCATGATGGAGAAAAGAGACCTCTGTGAACCCAGTAGCAAAACAGATGAGACCAGAGAATAG
- the slu7 gene encoding pre-mRNA-splicing factor SLU7 — protein MNEEATVSTDGILGLDEPKKMTREDWRKKKELEEQRKLGNAPAEVDEEGKDINPHIPQYISSVPWYIDPSKRPTLKHQRPQEEEEGPYSNIGEWYKRGVQENSVTTKFRKGACENCGALTHKKKDCLERPRKVGARFTGTSIAPDEHCQIQLDLDYDGKRDRWNGYNPEDHQRIVEEYAKVDLAKRTLKAQKLQDELASGKLDKSEYEHNSEDEDEDKYADDIDMPGQNFDSKRRITVRNLRIREDTAKYLRNLDPNSAYYDPKTRAMRENPYYNTGMNPDEVGYAGDNFVRHSGATITMAQTQLFAWEAYERGSEVHLQADPTKLELLHRSFKVKKEDFKDEQRESILEKYGGQEHLNAPPRELLLAQTEDYVEYSRHGAVLKGLEKAVARSKYEEDVLNNNHTCIWGSYWQDGFWGYKCCHSMVKQSYCTGETGVTINNTDCVPFEEGLIEPQEEEEPKSLLEMHRDKLKEKKKKKKSKKNKKRDSDNSDSEDEEKKKEKLKKALEAEDKWVKHVEEIMKLEERKRPYNSLQEVKAPTEEEMEAFRMKRCREDDPMAPFLGQ, from the exons ATGAATGAGGAGGCCACCGTAAGCACAGATGGCATCCTGGGCCTGGATGAGCCTAAGAAGATGACCAGGGAGgactggaggaagaagaaggagctggaggagcagaggaagcTGGGAAACGCTCCAGCTGAGGTGGATGAAGAGGGAAA AGACATCAATCCTCACATCCCACAGTATATTTCATCAGTGCCATGGTACATAGACCCATCTAAAAGGCCCACACTGAAACATCAACGaccacaggaagaagaagagggtccATATTCAAACATTGGAGAGTGGTATAAGAGAGGAGTACAAGAG AATTCTGTGACCACTAAATTTCGTAAGGGAGCTTGTGAAAACTGTGGTGCTTTGACACACAAGAAGAAGGACTGCTTAGAG AGGCCCAGGAAAGTTGGGGCCAGGTTCACAGGCACAAGCATAGCTCCAGATGAACACTGTCAGATCCAGCTTGACCTAGACTACGATGGGAAGCGAGATCGCTGGAATGGGTATAACCCTGAGGATCACCAGCGCATTGTAGAGGAGTATGCCAAAGTTGACTTG gcCAAGAGGACTCTGAAAGCCCAGAAACTTCAGGATGAGTTGGCCTCTGGTAAACTTGACAAAAGT GAGTATGAACATAacagtgaggatgaggatgaagataAATATGCAGATGACATCGACATGCCTGGTCAGAACTTTGACTCTAAGAGAAGAATCACTGTCAGGAATCTACGTATCCGAGAAGACACAGCCAAA TACCTGAGGAATCTGGATCCAAACTCTGCCTACTACGATCCAAAGACCCGAGCTATGAGAGAGAACCCATACTACAACACTGGCATGAACCCTGATGA AGTGGGGTATGCTGGAGACAACTTTGTTCGCCATTCTGGAGCCACAATCACCATGGCTCAAACACAGT TGTTTGCCTGGGAGGCCTATGAGAGAGGCTCAGAGGTGCATCTGCAGGCGGACCCCACCAAGCTGGAGCTGCTCCATCGATCCTTCAAGGTCAAGAAGGAGGACTTTAAAGACGAGCAGAGGGAGAGCATTTTAGAGAAG TATGGAGGTCAAGAACACTTAAATGCTCCACCACGGGAGCTGCTGTTGGCCCAGACTGAGGACTATGTCGAGTATTCTCGTCACGGTGCAGTGCTTAAGGGACTTGAGAAGGCTGTCGCTCGCTCCAAGTATGAGGAGGATGTGCTCAACAACAACCACACT tgtATCTGGGGCTCTTACTGGCAGGATGGCTTCTGGGGATACAAGTGCTGTCATTCCATGGTCAAACAGAGTTACTGCACAGGAGAGACTGGAGTTACAATA aACAACACAGACTGTGTACCTTTTGAAGAAGGACTCATTGAgccacaggaggaggaagagcctAAGTCTCTGCTTGAG aTGCATCGTGATaagctgaaagagaagaagaagaaaaagaagagcaaGAAGAACAAAAAGCGTGACTCTGACAACAGTGATTCGGAGGacgaagagaagaagaaagagaagttAAAGAAG GCCCTTGAAGCAGAGGACAAATGGGTAAAGCATGTAGAAGAAATCATGAAGTTGGAAGAAAGGAAACGGCCATACAACAGCCTGCAGGAAGTAAAGGCGCCCactgaggaggagatggaggctTTCCGCATGAAACGCTGCAGAGAAGACGATCCCATGGCTCCCTTCCTGGGACAGTAA
- the atp5po gene encoding ATP synthase subunit O, mitochondrial, which translates to MAAHMLGQQARQFSTSVIRPVSKLVKPPIQVYGVEGRYATALFSAASKQNKLDQVEQELGKVSTMIKDPKISSIVMNPHVKRNMKQKALGDALTKAKALPITINFINVLADNGRLPLTGDVITAFGKMMSAHRGEVICSVTTAQPLDAASLAELKVALKGFLQKGETIQLDTKSDPSILGGMIVSIGDKYVDMSTKTKIQKLTKLIKET; encoded by the exons ATGGCAGCACACATGCTAGGACAGCAG GCCCGCCAGTTCAGCACGTCTGTGATTAGACCTGTATCAAAACTGGTCAAG CCTCCCATCCAGGTGTATGGAGTGGAGGGCCGCTATGCCACTGCTCTGTTCTCAGCTGCCAGTAAGCAGAACAAACTGGACCAAGTGGAGCAAGAGCTGGGAAAAGTGTCT acCATGATCAAGGACCCCAAGATTTCCAGTATTGTAATGAATCCTCATGTAAAGCGCAACATGAAGCAGAAAGCATTGGGTGATGCTCTTACTAAGGCCAAGGCTCTACCCATCACCATCAATTTCATCA ATGTGTTGGCTGACAATGGTCGTCTCCCTCTCACTGGTGATGTCATCACTGCTTTTGGCAAGATGATGAGTGCTCACCGTGGAGAGGTCATCTGCTCAGTCACTACTGCTCAG CCTTTGGATGCAGCTAGTCTTGCTGAACTGAAAGTAGCTCTTAAGGGATTTCTGCAGAAAGGTGAAACCATCCAGCTGGACACAAAG TCGGATCCTTCAATCCTGGGTGGCATGATTGTCAGCATCGGAGACAAGTATGTGGACATGTCCACCAAAACAAAGATTCAGAAGCTGACCAAGCTCATCAAGGAGACTTAA